From the genome of Nicotiana sylvestris chromosome 2, ASM39365v2, whole genome shotgun sequence, one region includes:
- the LOC138883745 gene encoding uncharacterized protein, translating to MHDYIMAEDSELWYVICDRPFVPMKTVGEGTFAVPKTRKEHNDADRKTIEKNFKAKKILICGIGLDEYNRISACQSAKEIWEALQTAHEGTTQVKQSKINMLTTEYEFFKMYEDESIQDMHTRLTSIINELHSLREVIPINKLVRKILSVLPGSWESKVNAITEAKDLQMLTIDKIIGNLKTYKMKRKKDLERKEPKKEKNLVLKAANKDSSSDESDMEYLTRRFQKMIRKNSGIPKKGSSSRNFKENDCCHKCGKSGHFIKDCPLHK from the coding sequence ATGCATGACTACATTATGGCTGAGGACTCAGAGCTGTGGTATGTAATCTGTGATAGACCTTTTGTTCCCATGAAAACTGTTGGTGAGGGAACATTTGCAGTcccaaaaacaagaaaagagcaCAACGATGCTGATAGAAAGACTATTGAGAAGAATTTcaaggcaaagaagattcttaTTTGTGGTATCGGACTAGATGAATACAACCGTATCTCAGCTTGTCAGTCTGCTAAGGAGATTTGGGAAGCTCTTCAAACTGCCCATGAGGGAACTACTCAGGTTAAGCAGTCCAAAATTAATATGCTTACTACTGAGTATGAGTTTTTCAAGATGTATGAGGATGAgtctattcaagatatgcacacacGTTTAACCTCCATTATCAATGAGCTTCACTCCCTTAGAGAAGTTATCCCAATAAACAAGCTGGTCCGGAAAATACTTAGTGTTTTACCAGGTTCTTGGGAAAGTAAAGTAAATGCTATCACTGAAGCCAAGGATTTGCAGATGCTGACCATTGATAAAATCATTGGAAATCTCAAAACTTATAAGATGAAGAGAAAGAAGGATCTTGAAAGAAAAGAGCCcaagaaggagaagaacctggttctcaaGGCTGCCAACAAAGACTCAAGTAGTGATGAATCTGACATGGAGTATCTCACTCGAAGATTCCAAAAGATGATTCGAAAAAATAGTGGGATTCCAAAGAAAGGAAGTTCTAGCAGGAATTTCAAAGAAAATGATTGCTGCCATAAGTGTGGAAAGTCTGGACACTTCATTAAAGACTGTCCTCTTCATAAGTAG